The DNA segment gtgtgtgtgtgtgtgtgtgtgtgtgtgtgtgtgtgtgtgtgtgtgcgtgtgtgtgtcaccaAGGCAAACAAGTCAAGAGACCCGCCAACAGGGGAAGTGACAAGGGCGAACAATGACACCATGTCCAAACCTTTACAAAGGACAGACACTGGAGTAtgtcgtgcacacacacacacacgcacacacacagaggcacaATAGCGGGGTGTCGCTCACGTCTCGGAGCCAAGTTAGCCGCCGTTTCCTTTTTCTCTTCTTCAAAACAATGACAAGCCTCTGCGTACTGTTTTGGATTAGTCTGACGCTACACTAACAGACGCCTTAGCATTAGCTTGTGAGCAGTTAGTAATGCAGGCTAGCTTCTTTTGCTAATTGCGTTCTATTGCGGTGAGTTGCACGACGATTGCGTGGGTTTTTGAATATTTATCGTGTGTTCATGCTGAAAAACGTTTTCATAGCAACAAGATTTCGCAACCACGTACGTCTTTGGAAAtgacactgttagcatgttttgcttcagtgctgttagcatgttttgctTCAGTGCTGTCGCCAAGTGACATCGCCAACTAGTGGCTTGGCATGAAAATGACAaccttttttaacatttttgctgGTCTACGTATGTGCGCCAATTGTTATGACAACAACGGCTGTGCTGTAAAATTGCGGCAACACAACTGAAACTCTTGATGTGCagatcgatactgaaatatcgatacttccGATACCAGGTCTTCGTGCTATGAAATCAATTGTCAACCTGACTTTTACTCGGTGTCACATCGGAAACTAAAACAGTGGCGTCgctaatataaataaataaatagctaaataaataaatagctaaaaatcaTGTTACATACTTTTCAGTGAATCGTCATAGTGAAAAGCGTTTTTTGTCTTTCTCACAGAAATCCCACAAAATGACTGCGTCGGAGCATTTTTTTACcctgtgcctttcacacaggccTTGCACACAGACACTGTCCGGCCTCTGATGCTGCCTCCTGGAGGTGGAAAAATGGCGGCGTGACATGACTGCTAATGACTACCGCTATTTTTAaggtttgttttgcttttgggGCGACTTCCTAAACATCATCCATCAGCATCGCTCCGTCGTCATGGCTGCCTGGCGTCACTCGTCAGTCGCACGGCGGACGCAaggctggcttttttttttttttattttttagcagGAAGTCCAAACCCAAACAAGCGAAACTACCTGAtgattacctttttttttttttttaagaaatggtGGAGCCAAATAATGGGACAAGAAACTTTTCAAAGTAAAACTCCTCATGTGTCACTGGCTGGCCTTGaactgtaataaaataaaagcccCAAGATCAGATCCAGACGCAGAAACCAGGATTGGTTTTGAGTGCAATTCGGGTTGATGGCCTGATTTGCAcaggatggggagggggggaggcgTCCATCCCTCCCTCACCTTCAAAGACCCCCTTGCCCACCCCCACTGGAAGGCCCGACTAATCACAACATGTGATGAGACTGCTTAGAACAAAGACGGAGGGGCAGAAAATAACAGCGTGGGAACTCTGGCTGAACTTGAAATACAACAAATGAACTCAACACAGAACCCCCGCCCCTtccaacagcccccccccccccccccccacacacacacacactaatatgGATGCACACCTGTGTTTGTTGTGACAAGGGATTCAGGTTGCACCATGGATGAGTGCGACTCTCGCTCTccaccccccccagccccccaccaCCCAACACACACGGTGACATGAAAAGGGTCTGCTAAGTGCTTCCTCTCATTCATGGCGCCCTATCctgattattattaacattcgCTGGCCTCATAAACGTGACAGTGTCAGTCAACTTAAAACGGCCACTTTTTCAATGGAACTCTTGTATTGGATTTCACCATATTGTTGAATGCTACCTTGCtgacactgtcaatcaaaacggAGTATCTTTAAATTAAAATGGCAAGCTTTTCAATGGACATCTTGTATTGGATCACGTTATGGTGTAAACAATGTGATAGCTGCATGTGCAGGAGGCCCCCCATGTAGAAACAtgagctcccccccccccccccccccttgtatACAAACACCCCAGTGGAGCTGTCAAACTATTTGGGATCACTGCACAAGGCCTTCATCCTGGATGTGAGGATGATGATAATGTGGAACCTCCAGGGTGTTTGGACGAGGAGGCGTgcagggaggtgtgtgtgtgtgtgggggggtgggcgtCGGTGGCTTCCTCCGGCTGCGGCGCTCCCGTCTCCGCTGCCGGGCTGAGTCGGGATTGGATTACAGGTTCACACGCTGGCTCGCAGACCGCCCGTCGCCCCCCAACCAATTGCTTCATTCATTGCAGCGCCGGGGACGGCCCGCCAGCCTCTGATTGGTTATCAGCGGCGGTCGGGGGAACTTTCCCACGGCCAACGCGTGCTGACAGCCGGCCAGCCACTCCTCATCgtcaccccaccccacccccccacacacatacacggggaggGACCAAAAAGGCACGGACAGAAAGTCTATTGGACCACTGTCAAACTTTCCCCAAAGATCCTCCATGCATAGTGAGGATGTGTTACTCTGACATTTTTACCTCTCAGACGATTAACTTTTTTCATGAGTACACATGCCTGTcacacagaggatctttgactagcgtatGTGTTTGAGTGAGTGCTCTTGTtagatagaggatctttgactagcgtatGTGTTTGAGTGAGTGCCTCTGTtagatagaggatctttgactaacgtATTTGTTTGAGCGAGTGCCCCAGTcagatagaggatctttgactagcgtatTTGTTTGAGCGAGTGCTCCCGTcagatagaggatctttgacttgtgtatttcgcagacaggaagtgctcctgtcatataagaGCTTTGGTGTTTTGCACGCCCGATATGGAAGTATTTGACTTGTCTTCAGAGTGGAGTGAGACCTCTTCACCATCCTCTCAGACTCCGAGGCGCTGTTGCCAACCGCGCTGTCAATCGAGCGCTACCCCGCCCCGCGATTGGCTGCCTCGCTCCCTCGGTCCCGCCCCCTTGACTTGAAACGGCACCGTGGGAAAGGCGAGCCCGTCAAAGCCGAACGAACTTTACCGACGCTCACAGCATCCAAGCGAGGAAGGAGTTGTTTGTCAGCAGCGTGGACATGAAGAGGAACCACGACTTTAGCTCCTCGGACAGCGAGCTGGACGACGCCGTCGAAATGGAGAAGGAGAGCGCGGACGAGAATGGGTGCGTTCGCCTCCGTCACCCCGTCGCTCCTCCGTGTGGAGTCAACTTGACAATAACTccgaatgttttattatttgtgtagGAATATTCGCACGCCGCTTGGCTCCGTGTCTCCCACGACGTCCACTCAGGTGCAGGCGAGGAAGAGGCGACGAGGAGTAAGTTGCCGAGCGGCCAAGAGAAACAACTCGTTGCCGTAACATAAATTAAACAACCCTCTTTTACTGTCAGATCATCGAGAAACGCCGCCGTGACAGAATCAACAACAGCCTGAGTGAACTCCGTCGGCTGGTGCCGAGTGCCTTCGAGAAGCAGGTGCTtgatgaaaacatgaaaaatcatATTTCCTCACTTGCCTGCTTGTTTCTGAACGCATCGCTTCTGACAAAAGGGTTCTGCCAAGTTGGAGAAAGCAGAGATTTTGCAGATGACCGTGGACCACCTGAAGATGCTCCACGCCGCTGGAGGCAAAGGTAAGCCGATCATCCTCTGTTGGTGGCAAAATGGCCACCGTGGCCGGACTCGCTTGTTTTCATCTTAAGTGGCACAAAAAGTCAGACCAGGATGACTTCCCGAACTCGGGTTTCAAGTTGGACTGCtggctttttcatttttttgtatttatttacaaaaaaaatatttatttatatgtatttatttaccgGATGGAGCTACTTTAGCACCAGTAACGTTTCTCCCCAAaatgaatgctaatgctattttATTGGTGTGAGGTAAACATATTGGACTTTTTAAAGGGTTAAAAGAGTCAAATATGATTTATGAAATATGAAGCTGGGAAGTGTACGTTTGTTTTCTGACACTGTACAAACATAAATGCATGCATTgacatgcataataataataataataagcaaatactctgatttttttttttgttaaaacctGGTTCCTGGTCtttaagtgttaaaaaaaacaaagtatagcAAACATTTGCCATATCAGGCTTAAGTGCttttaaatgacataaaaatatgaatatatgatgTTTTATAGTCGTTTAGGAAAAATGGCCGTTTTTGGTCATTAGGCTAAAATGTGCGAGTTTCTGTAAGATGTTAAGTGTTAACACCCCCTTCctctcccccctcctccagggTTCTTTGACGCCCACGCCTTGGCCATGGACTACCGCGGTTTGGGTTTCAGGGAGTGCCTGGCAGAGACGGCCCGCTATCTCAGCATCATCGAGGGTCTGGACAACGCCGACCCCCTCAGGATCCGCCTGGTGTCGCACCTCAACAGCTACGCCAACCAGCGCGAGGCGGGCCTCAACCACCTCGCCTGGGGTTCCGCCTTCGGGTCGCCGCCCGCCCACCTGACCCACCCGCTCCTCCTGCACCAACAGGCCGCCCCCCTGGCCCCGCCTCGGAGCGTCACCAGCAGCCCTCTGTCGTCttcgtcctcttcctcctcgtcccCCGCAGACTCTCACCCGGCAGGTCGGCGCAGCAGGAGCACCACCCCTCACTCAGACCAAGCGCCGGTGCGCGCCCCGCCCGCAGGCAccacccccgcccccgtccTCCACCCAGCCAAGCTCTCGTCTCCCCTCCTCTCATCTATCTCGGCTTTCCCGTTCCCGTTCGGCGCCTTCCCGCTCATCTCCCCCATCGCCACTGCCGCCCTCAGCCCACCGGCTCCGACACCGCCCACGGTGGGCAAACCCTACAGACCCTGGGGGATGGAGATCGGAGCTTTTTGActggcacacacacaatccATGTATAGACTCACAAAGCCCGGCTGAGCTggacttttttgtttaaaaaaacaaaaacaaaaaaaaaactattttttgtattttctgtgGGGGTTTTTGAAGCGGGAGCCCCGCCCTTAAAGATGACTGATTTACCCTCTCGATTGATGTCCACCTACCCCcacttttcttcttttaaagAAGTTTCTCCGGCTGTTGTCAGCCTATCAGGAATGACTTTTCCAGATGGTCAAGCGGTCGTCTGTCAAGTTCTCAAACAggctaacacccccccccccagtccacCATCCCACCCTTTTGTTTTCCCTTTAAGAGTTTGTGTGCCCCCACGCTTGCAGTGAGAGGAGCGCTTCTTTTGACAGCAGTTTATGGGCTGGAATAAACACAAACCAGGTGTTTGTTTCAGCCGACGCCACACAAAAACAAGCCGTAAAGATACAAactattttgtatattttagcaTCATGTCTTGTTGCCGGTGCTTCATGACATCCTTCCTCAATAAACAATCTATGATCAACCGTCTGTGAGATGTTGTTATTTGTGATTGTTTGCTTCTCTCTATCTCGTGTCCACACAGGAAGCCATTAACAAGGAGGGGATATCCTGGACAATAGCGGCCTGGAGCCGGCCCCCACCTTGCAACCACCGCGTGGGAACAAGCTAAGGAAGAAGGAAAAGATGGAGGAATGAACGTTCCATTGCCTACGGCTACAACTTTAGCGTCACAATCACTACAAAATTATCAAAGATTACATTTAATTCACGTAATAACTCTTTAGAACtcgcatttattaatattttttgcatttgtaaTGATCCATTTCCATCAGTTCCATCTGTGAACTGTAGTGACGTACCAAGAGTATCAAACAGCTTGCGTTATGTCGCCCTCCTGTGGTTCAATATAGTACTGCAGTATTGTACGGATTTACTAAAGTATATTAAAAagcttaaaaaacacatttgaattGACACAGCTGTAACGTTAGCAGGTAATATGTTTTCGAAAGAAATATGTAACTACATAAAGTATATTTTCTAGTATAAATTACTCAACAGTTTCAGGCGTTTCGATTCGTAATTCTACTTTttctacagtattttatattgtCAGTGTGACTTTATGCAATATTTACTTCACAGTAAATGACTCTgcaaggcgtttttttcattgaacCCCAAATCTTTATTAACCACTGCTTGCTCAcaaagatatacagtatgtggagaGAGGGTTAACACACGAATGAATAGAGGAAAGAGAAACGGAGAGAAATGGTTGTCTGGGACAAACTCGTCAAACGTCAGCGCGTTTATCACACGGCACAAAAATCTACAGCCTTTTCCTAAAATCTGCACACGTCTAAACACTCTACTGTGCAACAAGGTGCCGCCAACCAATGGCGTTCGACCTCAGCCTTCAACAGCCACCTTGGTTCTTGCAAGCCTCCATTATCGATACTTTCCTCCTCGTGTGCTGTAGTCACTGTGACATGATTTGTGTTTTCCTGCAGCCTTCCTATACGCTCCCATCTTAGTTGTGTGTGCTACGCTAGACGTGTGCCTGTATATTCATTTTCCAAGCGGCGCCAAAAGAATGTGCTATGATCCTGTCTACCACgtgactttcatttttttttcatctttgctGCTCGCCATCGGTCGCTTTGTTCGCGTTTCCCCCCCACTTTGGCGGGTTGTCATTCATACGAAGGGTACTTGAATGCGTCACTATTGCCACGTGACGTCGCTCGCTTCTCCAATTGGTCAGCGGGAGAGCGTAAACAGGAAGAATGGACCGAGACGCAGCGCGTGAAACGAGCGTGGATAACTTTGACGATTCCATTGGCAACACAGCGGGCTACGGTACACCGGGGGACGACCGAGTGCACCGTAAGAGGACGCTGCGAGAGAATTATTCTCATTTACACGTGAAAAACATGCTCTTGTTTGAGCCAGGATcgtgacatgctaacggctaacatgctaaagcgAAGACGCGTTGGGTAAGTCACCGCTTGCTACCCTGATTGGTTGCTTTGACAACTTGAGTTTGTCTGTACTGTGAGACGGAGTGTTGTTCTATAGGGTGCTAAGTTGGTTTCTATACAGCAGGAATGATGAGGGGAGAGGTTTAAATGCTGTCTCATCCACCAGAAACTCACACATGAACACTATTTAGAGGGGAGAAAAACAAATCTATTTCAGTGTCCAGACTGGCCATGATGATGATTTGCGGTGGAATATGTGAGCAAGGGGACAAAAAGGAGGGTTTGGGGGTCAGATGGAGGGCCTTGCAAACAGTCACAGCAAACATGAGCTAGCTGGCAAACTCACGACAAACACCTAAGCTTGCTACCGCACCACAAAAACAACCTAAACGAGAGAAAAGAAGGTGAAAGAATGCAACCACATCCATTGATATGTCAGGGGGATGATTTCTAAACAAAGTCACACTGCAATCAATACTTTTGCTGCTCGTCTTGTAACAAAAAAAGAAGTATTTACAAAACCGCTGTTGTGTTCCGATTCATTCTGCTTGAGAAGAGTAAGGTGGGAGATTTAGGTTTCTTCTGCATTTTTCAAAATCCACCCCCAAACACACCCCCCACCGCCATGGCGCTGTGTGGTACCTTCAGAGTAGTAACATGAGAGGGGAGGGGTGAGTATGGCAAGGGGGAGGGACTGGTGGGGTTGGAAGCGGCCGCCAAGAACCTCGGGGCGGGGTggagtgatggtggtggtggtggtgatgatgatgatgatggtggtggtgggctcCTCACGCTGTCACCTCTTCTTTCAATTCCTTGTTCCTGCGCACCTCCTGAGCGTGCCTCTCCTGTGTGGTGGGAAAAGGGGGAAGGGGGGGATAAAAGTCAACTTCTCATCCGCTTGAACTTTTCCCAACTGTGACGCCTTCACATCACGGATGATGTGGCGCTCTCCATCCCCGGCCATTCCCCCGTCTCCTTGCAGCCGCGTTACCTCGCTGATTCCCACATGTCGCATCAGCGTCTCTGTCAGACaactagctttttttttaaccagcgcttgaaaacatttttagttaatttagtgTAAATGAGTTAATATTTTTCATTCTCAACTAGCATTGGCGTCTAAAAAGATGCTAACCACTATCATGTCTTAAAAACAAGCCAAATTAAAGCTGAGAGCAGCGTTGAGCGCGCCATAGAGCATTTCCTGTTGCCACTAGGTGGCGCTGAGAAGAATTCTGCAAGTGACGTATGTATAGCTTCATGGTGTCATCTCCATTAGATGTACTAGAGATGCAGGATGTGTTTTTTCCCAAACCGATAACTTTCTACTTAACTGATAACTAAAGTAAATTAGGATTAATTTGACATTAATGTCACGTGGTGGCGTGGGATAAACTGTACGTATCATAAGAAAAGCATGGAAACGCATGATTGACAGGTGCCTCACCCTCTCCTGCAGGCGCTCCATGAGGGCGCTCAGGTAGGCCTGCCGGTTCTCCTCGATCTGCTCCATCTTCAGCTGGAGCTTCTCCTCGGCCATGCGGCTGAAGTTGCTGTTCTCCTCCATGGCCTTCATCAGAACGTCGCGCTCGTGCTCGCGCTTCTCGGCCAGGGTGCGGAGCACCTGCGCCTCCTGGGACTGAACAGGAAGGAATCATTACTGCAAGTCTGCTCATCTCCTGTTGGTGTTTTATCCACTTGAAGTGGGGTCACGGGGCCCACTCGGGGCCTGATGTCTTATTGATCATGCCGTTGATTAGTTGGCAACGACCAATGAGGTGCAGCCTAGTCAAATTATCCAATAATGACTTAAAAGATGACTTTAATCCGCCTTTTTCTCCCGTGTTGCTGTTCTGCATGAACACGCAATGAGTACTCAAACAGGACCCGGTATTTTTCCAGCTTTTGAGGTACTGTCAGAGTAACCGTGAAAATCAGATTGCGAGAGAGTACCCAGTAGTGTCTGgttgggttctgtgtgaaaggcacaggTGGAACAATGCCAGTTCTGGCCCTGATGCACTCCATCGGCACCCAAATCCATCCTGACTGATTTCCAAACCAACCAGAGCCAAAATGTCCTTACTCTCCTGCGGTCCTCCGCTGCCTCCAGCTTCTTCTGGATGTCCTCCAGGGAAATGTCCCTCTTGGGGGGGCTGGTGATGCAGTAGGTGCCGTCGGACACAGGCGAGGACGGCTTGAGGATGACCTCGAAGGCCTGGCCCGAGGCCCGCTTGTTGATGGGCTTGATGTCCAGGTCTGTGGTGTAAAGGACCAAACCCCACCAAGGTTATGATGGGTAGACATTTGGGAACAATAGTGCAACCTTTCATTTcaggggagggggagggaggCGTTGGGTTTTCCGCCATTCGCCGGCGGTCCGAGAAGGCTCACCTTCAAAGTCGCCCAGGGTGTTCTTGCGGATGTCGGGGTACAGACAGGAGCAGATGAGCGAGAAGACGGAAATTTCCTTCATCTTCTCCTTGTAAGCTGCcgacacaaaacaggaagtgtttgatGGGTtagcgtgcgtgcgtgcatgtgtgtgtgtatggacgATGAAATATCATTAACCCACTTTCCTCTCCACGGGTTTGCTTTGATGTCAACACTTCCTGGGgaatattcatcatcatcatcatcatcatcatcatcatcaaacctgctggtgtatttttttttttttattgtcattttgcCGGCCTTGTTTTCCCCTCCAACAGCAaactctttggtctttcccCTGGGGACTTTATGCATGTCGTTAGCGTTTCAtgttgttgtattatttattcatgggcACGGAccagctgccttttttttttacctctcgGAGGCAAGAAAGATGAAACATGAAGAGGCATTATTCCATCAGCAtcacacaggggtgtccaaagtctggccCGGGGgctcttttcttgtttttggcCCTCTGCACATGCAAAAAACTAGTCAATTCATCATTAATGAGATGTGTATTTTTAGATCTTACACTAATTGGCTTTATAGCGCAAGCTAAAATAACCTTTGTTcagcttagcatatattgacccaCGTTGAAATcttttgtgtacaaaaataaGGCTAATGCTCCATCTTGGctcaatgtttattattgtgttggGTTGCTTCATTTAGCTAGAAATATTTGTAGCATGTACAATGCCTTATTACAGTAGCTTTAGGCACAAACCAAGGGTAATTGCAAGATCTAGGCTAGAATCAGAAAATCCAGATTTCGGCTCTGGGAGTGAGAGGAAGGAGGCAAAGCGCACAATTGAAGCTGTGGCGGTACCATATATTATAATGTGCAACAACATAGAAGAatacaaacatatttaaatatgaatggCCATTCACAACATTAATTTACAATAACACAATTCTAGTGAAATCGGTATACAAAGCAGTGCATCCATCTAGTATACCAAAGAAAGCCGAGGACTGAGAGTCCCAAGGCATACGACTTAGTTCAATAGTTCAATGGCCCAGCAATTGAGTGTCCAGAGGGTCAGGGGTCAAGGAAGGGACTGGAGTTTATATGAAGGCCAATGAGCATTGAGCATCGAGAGGGACAGAAGAAAAGGGACGGCTGCAAAGCCTCCTACTGGCCTGACCAGAGCAAGTGGATGCCAGCTCCTCAGGTAAGAATCCGGGCTTCCAGCTTTAGGCAGGTTGCCTTAATGCAGAGTTCCTAGCTCGCCATCTAAACCTGGCCTATGTAAAATAGGACCAGTATAAATTAAATCAATGTGCAAGCAATACAAATCGTATCATAACttcaatattgtacaatatatgttatttataataaataattgccaTATGGCATTATTCATTATGACAATCAAAAGTAGTCTTAATCCTGCAAATCCAATAACAGTGTATGGCAGACAAAGTTTAGCAACAATCAACTTAAAGTGCGTTAAGTGCATCAGTAAAATGGTACCAACTATTACACAAAAGATGGCTTTACAATGCCTCGGACCACAATAAGTTTTAGATAATTCCATGGAacggcggcacagcggtctggtggttagtgcgcagacctcacagctaggagaccagggttcggtccccgccctcggccatctctgtgtttgcatgttctctcgagtgtgtatggttgtttgtctatatgtgccctgtgattggctggccaccagtccagggtgtactccgcctctcgcccgaagacagctgggataggctccagcaccccccgcgatccttgtgaggaaaaagcggtagaaaatgaatgaatgaatgaataattccatGGAACACTGAGAGAACAGGCTGATATCAAAAGGTACGAATAAAACGCTGCTAATGACGTTAGCAACGAGATGCCAAACAAACACTCACCAATTCTGTAGTTCTAATCAACCACTGCTCCTTTCAATGCAGCATTGCGCCGGTGGGCGGCCCCTATACTCCGACCACGCATGTATAATGTTTAGTGCATTTAAGTatggccaaaataaaataaaatattgttattattattttaataaaataaacaaacttgACTATGCTCAGAAATCCCAGGAACATCATTATTGTGTGTGCTGGAAATAAACACTTGGTGCATTTAAGTATGCCCTAaataaatctaatctaatgaaAACATGTGAAtgtgtggtgtctttgaacgcacccAC comes from the Doryrhamphus excisus isolate RoL2022-K1 chromosome 14, RoL_Dexc_1.0, whole genome shotgun sequence genome and includes:
- the hey1 gene encoding hairy/enhancer-of-split related with YRPW motif protein 1, which encodes MKRNHDFSSSDSELDDAVEMEKESADENGNIRTPLGSVSPTTSTQVQARKRRRGIIEKRRRDRINNSLSELRRLVPSAFEKQGSAKLEKAEILQMTVDHLKMLHAAGGKGFFDAHALAMDYRGLGFRECLAETARYLSIIEGLDNADPLRIRLVSHLNSYANQREAGLNHLAWGSAFGSPPAHLTHPLLLHQQAAPLAPPRSVTSSPLSSSSSSSSSPADSHPAGRRSRSTTPHSDQAPVRAPPAGTTPAPVLHPAKLSSPLLSSISAFPFPFGAFPLISPIATAALSPPAPTPPTVGKPYRPWGMEIGAF
- the stmn2b gene encoding stathmin-2b, whose amino-acid sequence is MAKTAIAYKEKMKEISVFSLICSCLYPDIRKNTLGDFEDLDIKPINKRASGQAFEVILKPSSPVSDGTYCITSPPKRDISLEDIQKKLEAAEDRRRSQEAQVLRTLAEKREHERDVLMKAMEENSNFSRMAEEKLQLKMEQIEENRQAYLSALMERLQERERHAQEVRRNKELKEEVTA